A single window of Betta splendens chromosome 11, fBetSpl5.4, whole genome shotgun sequence DNA harbors:
- the LOC114865942 gene encoding CMP-N-acetylneuraminate-beta-galactosamide-alpha-2,3-sialyltransferase 1-like isoform X3 codes for MAGKKPTVSLFVILMCVTAIGVFLMETDSKVQLKSTFQPTYVDPCSCGKCLSENDTWFMKRFNESEDPFLSEHFSLSAAAFSWWRLLQGERCSFLKFKNTVNALFQIFPPNPHVLEPRPERCRTCAVVGNSINLKGSGYGRLIDHHDVIIRINYGPTKGFEADVGNRTTHRVMYPESSMDLDDTTHLILFPFKLRDLEWLIRVFTARFPGKKYGSLKSVMTGNKDLVMVLNPTFMKYVHESWLDMKGKYPSTGFITLILALHICGEVDVFGYGADKDGNWSHYFEKLTSKTLKTGVHPGLHEYEVIGKLARKRKITFFSGRHNL; via the exons ATGGCCGGCAAGAAGCCGACAGTTAGTTTGTTTGTGATCCTGATGTGTGTCACCGCCATTGGAGTGTTTTTGATGGAGACCGATTCAAAGGTGCAATTAAAATCCACCTTCCAGCCAACGTACGTGGACCCGTGCTCCTGTGGGAAATGTTTGTCAGAGAATGACACTTGGTTCATGAAACGCTTCAATGAGTCTGAGGACCCGTTTTTGTCAGAGCACTTCAGTCTGTCTGCggctgcgttcagctggtggaGG CTCCTACAGGGAGAACGGTGCAGCTTTCTTAAATTCAAAAACACAGTGAACGCCCTGTTTCAGATCTTTCCACCAAATCCACATGTCTTAGAACCCCGACCAGAACGATGCAGAACATGTGCCGTAGTGGGGAACTCGATAAATCTAAAGGGATCGGGCTACGGCCGCCTGATAGATCACCATGATGTCATCATAAG AATCAACTACGGCCCAACGAAAGGCTTTGAAGCCGATGTTGGGAACAGAACCACTCACCGCGTTATGTATCCAGAGAGTTCTATGGACTTGGACGACACCACTCACCTCATCCTGTTCCCATTCAAGCTCAGGGACCTTGAGTGGCTCATCAGAGTCTTCACTGCGAGATTTCCTGGAAA AAAATATGGATCACTCAAATCTGTAATGACTGGCAACAAGGATTTG GTAATGGTGCTGAATCCAACTTTTATGAAGTACGTCCATGAATCGTGGCTGGACATGAAGGGAAAGTATCCGTCCACCGGATTCATAACTCTGATTCTTGCCCTACATATATGTGGCGAG GTTGATGTGTTCGGTTACGGAGCGGACAAAGACGGAAACTGGAGTCACTATTTTGAGAAGCTCACAAGCAAAACCCTTAAAACTGGAGTTCATCCTGGACTCCACGAGTACGAAGTGATCGGGAAGCTGGCACGCAAGCGAAAAATCACTTTCTTTTCCGGGAGGCACAATTTGTGA
- the LOC114865942 gene encoding CMP-N-acetylneuraminate-beta-galactosamide-alpha-2,3-sialyltransferase 1-like isoform X2, whose amino-acid sequence MPCPIPNPEDPMAGKKPTVSLFVILMCVTAIGVFLMETDSKVQLKSTFQPTYVDPCSCGKCLSENDTWFMKRFNESEDPFLSEHFSLSAAAFSWWRLLQGERCSFLKFKNTVNALFQIFPPNPHVLEPRPERCRTCAVVGNSINLKGSGYGRLIDHHDVIIRINYGPTKGFEADVGNRTTHRVMYPESSMDLDDTTHLILFPFKLRDLEWLIRVFTARFPGKKYGSLKSVMTGNKDLVMVLNPTFMKYVHESWLDMKGKYPSTGFITLILALHICGEVDVFGYGADKDGNWSHYFEKLTSKTLKTGVHPGLHEYEVIGKLARKRKITFFSGRHNL is encoded by the exons ATGCCCTGTCCT ATTCCTAATCCTGAGGATCCGATGGCCGGCAAGAAGCCGACAGTTAGTTTGTTTGTGATCCTGATGTGTGTCACCGCCATTGGAGTGTTTTTGATGGAGACCGATTCAAAGGTGCAATTAAAATCCACCTTCCAGCCAACGTACGTGGACCCGTGCTCCTGTGGGAAATGTTTGTCAGAGAATGACACTTGGTTCATGAAACGCTTCAATGAGTCTGAGGACCCGTTTTTGTCAGAGCACTTCAGTCTGTCTGCggctgcgttcagctggtggaGG CTCCTACAGGGAGAACGGTGCAGCTTTCTTAAATTCAAAAACACAGTGAACGCCCTGTTTCAGATCTTTCCACCAAATCCACATGTCTTAGAACCCCGACCAGAACGATGCAGAACATGTGCCGTAGTGGGGAACTCGATAAATCTAAAGGGATCGGGCTACGGCCGCCTGATAGATCACCATGATGTCATCATAAG AATCAACTACGGCCCAACGAAAGGCTTTGAAGCCGATGTTGGGAACAGAACCACTCACCGCGTTATGTATCCAGAGAGTTCTATGGACTTGGACGACACCACTCACCTCATCCTGTTCCCATTCAAGCTCAGGGACCTTGAGTGGCTCATCAGAGTCTTCACTGCGAGATTTCCTGGAAA AAAATATGGATCACTCAAATCTGTAATGACTGGCAACAAGGATTTG GTAATGGTGCTGAATCCAACTTTTATGAAGTACGTCCATGAATCGTGGCTGGACATGAAGGGAAAGTATCCGTCCACCGGATTCATAACTCTGATTCTTGCCCTACATATATGTGGCGAG GTTGATGTGTTCGGTTACGGAGCGGACAAAGACGGAAACTGGAGTCACTATTTTGAGAAGCTCACAAGCAAAACCCTTAAAACTGGAGTTCATCCTGGACTCCACGAGTACGAAGTGATCGGGAAGCTGGCACGCAAGCGAAAAATCACTTTCTTTTCCGGGAGGCACAATTTGTGA
- the LOC114865942 gene encoding CMP-N-acetylneuraminate-beta-galactosamide-alpha-2,3-sialyltransferase 1-like isoform X4 — protein sequence MPCPQIPNPEDPMAGKKPTVSLFVILMCVTAIGVFLMETDSKVQLKSTFQPTYVDPCSCGKCLSENDTWFMKRFNESEDPFLSEHFSLSAAAFSWWRIFPPNPHVLEPRPERCRTCAVVGNSINLKGSGYGRLIDHHDVIIRINYGPTKGFEADVGNRTTHRVMYPESSMDLDDTTHLILFPFKLRDLEWLIRVFTARFPGKKYGSLKSVMTGNKDLVMVLNPTFMKYVHESWLDMKGKYPSTGFITLILALHICGEVDVFGYGADKDGNWSHYFEKLTSKTLKTGVHPGLHEYEVIGKLARKRKITFFSGRHNL from the exons ATGCCCTGTCCT CAGATTCCTAATCCTGAGGATCCGATGGCCGGCAAGAAGCCGACAGTTAGTTTGTTTGTGATCCTGATGTGTGTCACCGCCATTGGAGTGTTTTTGATGGAGACCGATTCAAAGGTGCAATTAAAATCCACCTTCCAGCCAACGTACGTGGACCCGTGCTCCTGTGGGAAATGTTTGTCAGAGAATGACACTTGGTTCATGAAACGCTTCAATGAGTCTGAGGACCCGTTTTTGTCAGAGCACTTCAGTCTGTCTGCggctgcgttcagctggtggaGG ATCTTTCCACCAAATCCACATGTCTTAGAACCCCGACCAGAACGATGCAGAACATGTGCCGTAGTGGGGAACTCGATAAATCTAAAGGGATCGGGCTACGGCCGCCTGATAGATCACCATGATGTCATCATAAG AATCAACTACGGCCCAACGAAAGGCTTTGAAGCCGATGTTGGGAACAGAACCACTCACCGCGTTATGTATCCAGAGAGTTCTATGGACTTGGACGACACCACTCACCTCATCCTGTTCCCATTCAAGCTCAGGGACCTTGAGTGGCTCATCAGAGTCTTCACTGCGAGATTTCCTGGAAA AAAATATGGATCACTCAAATCTGTAATGACTGGCAACAAGGATTTG GTAATGGTGCTGAATCCAACTTTTATGAAGTACGTCCATGAATCGTGGCTGGACATGAAGGGAAAGTATCCGTCCACCGGATTCATAACTCTGATTCTTGCCCTACATATATGTGGCGAG GTTGATGTGTTCGGTTACGGAGCGGACAAAGACGGAAACTGGAGTCACTATTTTGAGAAGCTCACAAGCAAAACCCTTAAAACTGGAGTTCATCCTGGACTCCACGAGTACGAAGTGATCGGGAAGCTGGCACGCAAGCGAAAAATCACTTTCTTTTCCGGGAGGCACAATTTGTGA
- the LOC114865942 gene encoding CMP-N-acetylneuraminate-beta-galactosamide-alpha-2,3-sialyltransferase 1-like isoform X1 produces MPCPQIPNPEDPMAGKKPTVSLFVILMCVTAIGVFLMETDSKVQLKSTFQPTYVDPCSCGKCLSENDTWFMKRFNESEDPFLSEHFSLSAAAFSWWRLLQGERCSFLKFKNTVNALFQIFPPNPHVLEPRPERCRTCAVVGNSINLKGSGYGRLIDHHDVIIRINYGPTKGFEADVGNRTTHRVMYPESSMDLDDTTHLILFPFKLRDLEWLIRVFTARFPGKKYGSLKSVMTGNKDLVMVLNPTFMKYVHESWLDMKGKYPSTGFITLILALHICGEVDVFGYGADKDGNWSHYFEKLTSKTLKTGVHPGLHEYEVIGKLARKRKITFFSGRHNL; encoded by the exons ATGCCCTGTCCT CAGATTCCTAATCCTGAGGATCCGATGGCCGGCAAGAAGCCGACAGTTAGTTTGTTTGTGATCCTGATGTGTGTCACCGCCATTGGAGTGTTTTTGATGGAGACCGATTCAAAGGTGCAATTAAAATCCACCTTCCAGCCAACGTACGTGGACCCGTGCTCCTGTGGGAAATGTTTGTCAGAGAATGACACTTGGTTCATGAAACGCTTCAATGAGTCTGAGGACCCGTTTTTGTCAGAGCACTTCAGTCTGTCTGCggctgcgttcagctggtggaGG CTCCTACAGGGAGAACGGTGCAGCTTTCTTAAATTCAAAAACACAGTGAACGCCCTGTTTCAGATCTTTCCACCAAATCCACATGTCTTAGAACCCCGACCAGAACGATGCAGAACATGTGCCGTAGTGGGGAACTCGATAAATCTAAAGGGATCGGGCTACGGCCGCCTGATAGATCACCATGATGTCATCATAAG AATCAACTACGGCCCAACGAAAGGCTTTGAAGCCGATGTTGGGAACAGAACCACTCACCGCGTTATGTATCCAGAGAGTTCTATGGACTTGGACGACACCACTCACCTCATCCTGTTCCCATTCAAGCTCAGGGACCTTGAGTGGCTCATCAGAGTCTTCACTGCGAGATTTCCTGGAAA AAAATATGGATCACTCAAATCTGTAATGACTGGCAACAAGGATTTG GTAATGGTGCTGAATCCAACTTTTATGAAGTACGTCCATGAATCGTGGCTGGACATGAAGGGAAAGTATCCGTCCACCGGATTCATAACTCTGATTCTTGCCCTACATATATGTGGCGAG GTTGATGTGTTCGGTTACGGAGCGGACAAAGACGGAAACTGGAGTCACTATTTTGAGAAGCTCACAAGCAAAACCCTTAAAACTGGAGTTCATCCTGGACTCCACGAGTACGAAGTGATCGGGAAGCTGGCACGCAAGCGAAAAATCACTTTCTTTTCCGGGAGGCACAATTTGTGA